In one window of Henckelia pumila isolate YLH828 chromosome 1, ASM3356847v2, whole genome shotgun sequence DNA:
- the LOC140884261 gene encoding uncharacterized protein isoform X5 produces MAYLVRKPGSTISATRIMDFIANQSEGSLAALLQRRVVMNIILKALKETDIGRQVTRLRKHSSDEVHRKWKDTVD; encoded by the exons ATGGCATATCTTGTAAGAAAACCTGGCAGCACTATCTCTGCCACTCGAATCATGGATTTCATTGCAAACCAG TCCGAGGGAAGTTTGGCAGCCCTGCTTCAGAGGCGAGTGGTAATGAATATCATATTAAAAGCACTTAAG gaAACTGACATTGGAAGACAAGTAACTCGACTGAGAAAACATTCATCTGATGAAGTTCATAG AAAATGGAAGGACACTGTTGATTAA
- the LOC140884261 gene encoding uncharacterized protein isoform X3, with translation MAYLVRKPGSTISATRIMDFIANQSEGSLAALLQRRVVMNIILKALKETDIGRQVTRLRKHSSDEVHRLVKILVRYHYNVADSRLRKHL, from the exons ATGGCATATCTTGTAAGAAAACCTGGCAGCACTATCTCTGCCACTCGAATCATGGATTTCATTGCAAACCAG TCCGAGGGAAGTTTGGCAGCCCTGCTTCAGAGGCGAGTGGTAATGAATATCATATTAAAAGCACTTAAG gaAACTGACATTGGAAGACAAGTAACTCGACTGAGAAAACATTCATCTGATGAAGTTCATAGGTTGGTGAAAATCCTTGTCAG ATACCACTACAATGTCGCAGACTCAAGGCTCCGTAAACATTTATAA
- the LOC140884261 gene encoding uncharacterized protein isoform X2, giving the protein MRCHLHSGWLWISWRRPSQYQEVPPAELEHLLQSISDVADVAVIPYPDCRSRPESDGISCKKTWQHYLCHSNHGFHCKPVRGKFGSPASEASGNEYHIKST; this is encoded by the exons ATGCGTTGCCACTTGCATTCAGGGTGGCTTTGGATTTCCTGGAGAAGACCCTCTCAATATCAAGAG GTGCCTCCAGCTGAGTTGGAACATTTGCTTCAATCAATATCTGATGTAGCTGATGTAGCAGTGATTCC CTATCCAGATTGCAGAAGCAGGCCAGAGTCCGATGGCATATCTTGTAAGAAAACCTGGCAGCACTATCTCTGCCACTCGAATCATGGATTTCATTGCAAACCAG TCCGAGGGAAGTTTGGCAGCCCTGCTTCAGAGGCGAGTGGTAATGAATATCATATTAAAAGCACTTAA
- the LOC140884261 gene encoding probable mediator of RNA polymerase II transcription subunit 26b isoform X4 yields MAYLVRKPGSTISATRIMDFIANQSEGSLAALLQRRVVMNIILKALKETDIGRQVTRLRKHSSDEVHRLVKILVRKWKDTVD; encoded by the exons ATGGCATATCTTGTAAGAAAACCTGGCAGCACTATCTCTGCCACTCGAATCATGGATTTCATTGCAAACCAG TCCGAGGGAAGTTTGGCAGCCCTGCTTCAGAGGCGAGTGGTAATGAATATCATATTAAAAGCACTTAAG gaAACTGACATTGGAAGACAAGTAACTCGACTGAGAAAACATTCATCTGATGAAGTTCATAGGTTGGTGAAAATCCTTGTCAG AAAATGGAAGGACACTGTTGATTAA